The Cloacibacterium caeni region GATTCTCTACCGTTTTTGGAACTACCAACTCCTTTCTTGTGTGCCATTTTATTTTAAGGTTTTTTGGTTTTTAAAATTAATCTTCAGTGTCTTTTTTTGCAGTTTTTTTAGCAGCTGGTTTCTTAGCTGGTTTTTCTTCTGCTACTACTTCTTCAGTTGTTTCTTTTTTGGTAGCTTTTTTAGCTTTTGGAGCATCTGCACCACCAATTGATACAATTTGAATTTGAGTTAATTGTTGTCTGTGACCATTTTTCACTTTGTAACCTTTTCTTCTTTTCTTTTTGAAAACGATTACTTTATCTGCTTGTACATGGTCTAGGATTTCTGCTTGAACAGAAACACCCTCTACAGCTGGGGCACCTACAGTGATTGCTCCGTCAATAGTAAGAAGAACTTTTTCAAAAGAAACTTTGTCTCCTTTTTCTCCTTTTAGACGGTTTACAAACAACTTTTGGTTTTGCTCAACTTTGTATTGAAGCCCTGCTATCTCTACGATTGCTAACATTGTTTATAATTTTTTTAGTTAATTCAGGGTGCAAAAGTAAGAAATATTTTTGAGTTATCCACAATAATGCTAAAATTTTTTATTTGAACTGAAAATCTGTACTTTTGAAATTACTTAATAAACTTTATGAAACGAGACCTCTACATTGATTTTGCCAAAGGCTTGGCTACTCTTTCTATTATTTTTATTCATACCGCTTTTTGGAGCGGTCAACTTTATCTTCCTTCGGAAGTGAGAACGCTTAGTTTACTCATAGATGTTCCTGTGTTTTTTGCTTTAAGTGGTTTAACTTCTGGGAATAATGTAGAGAAAACTTTGTACAGATTGCTGAAACTTCAAGTGACGTATATGATTTTCGTGACGTTCTTGTTTTTCTTGGATGGATTTATGAAACTCGGAATTTTCAATATTTTTGGAGCAGAAGTAATGCAATCTTACTTCACGGTTTTCG contains the following coding sequences:
- the rplU gene encoding 50S ribosomal protein L21, with translation MLAIVEIAGLQYKVEQNQKLFVNRLKGEKGDKVSFEKVLLTIDGAITVGAPAVEGVSVQAEILDHVQADKVIVFKKKRRKGYKVKNGHRQQLTQIQIVSIGGADAPKAKKATKKETTEEVVAEEKPAKKPAAKKTAKKDTED